One Chloroflexota bacterium genomic window carries:
- a CDS encoding extracellular solute-binding protein: MRKHLLPLSLIMILAMLFSACVPAAPAQPVAEAPAEEAPAVEEGPAVDELNILWAQWDPADYLQQTADLYEEETGIKVNVVQEPWPSFYDLFAAEVAAGGDTWDMVVGDSQWIGQMTSEGHYMDLTDFLNETGLADSVVPATLTYYGEYPAGSGSYWAYPTEGDADGWGYRKDLFEDPDEMAAFEAEYGYPLDVPETYEQFMDIAKFFTRPSEGLYGVGIYTKKAYDAITMGVENTMFPWGADWKDENNNVLGVVNSPEAVAALEYYKELYDCCQGPGLSDAFFTEVNDAMINGSIAMAMNYFAFFPALVNSGTNPDYYDKIGFFANPKGPDGHGGAALGGQGLSVVSHVSPERQQAALDFIEWFGQDDIQAKWAEFGGYTTNSKVFESEEFLNATPYNRAFADTMTFVKDFWNIPIFGQLLEITQREFGKYIIEGEGTAQEAMDTIAEEHDKILRDAGYITE, encoded by the coding sequence ATGCGTAAGCACCTGTTACCCCTGTCACTGATCATGATTCTTGCTATGCTGTTTTCGGCCTGTGTGCCAGCAGCCCCTGCCCAGCCAGTCGCCGAAGCGCCGGCGGAAGAGGCCCCTGCAGTTGAGGAAGGCCCGGCGGTCGATGAGCTCAACATTCTCTGGGCCCAGTGGGACCCTGCCGACTATCTACAGCAGACAGCCGATCTGTACGAGGAAGAGACCGGCATCAAGGTCAATGTCGTTCAGGAACCCTGGCCTTCGTTCTATGACCTGTTTGCCGCCGAAGTGGCTGCGGGCGGCGATACCTGGGACATGGTGGTTGGCGACAGCCAGTGGATAGGCCAGATGACCAGCGAGGGCCACTATATGGATTTGACCGATTTCCTGAACGAAACCGGCCTGGCGGATAGCGTCGTGCCGGCCACCCTGACCTACTACGGCGAGTACCCCGCAGGCTCCGGCAGCTACTGGGCCTATCCCACCGAGGGTGACGCCGATGGGTGGGGCTATCGCAAAGACTTGTTCGAAGACCCCGACGAAATGGCTGCCTTCGAGGCGGAGTATGGCTATCCCCTGGACGTTCCTGAGACCTATGAGCAGTTCATGGACATTGCCAAGTTCTTCACCCGCCCCAGCGAAGGTCTCTATGGCGTCGGTATCTACACCAAGAAAGCCTACGATGCGATTACCATGGGCGTGGAAAACACGATGTTCCCCTGGGGCGCCGATTGGAAGGACGAAAACAACAACGTGCTGGGCGTCGTGAACTCGCCGGAAGCTGTCGCAGCGCTGGAGTACTACAAGGAGCTGTACGACTGCTGCCAGGGACCTGGGCTGAGTGATGCCTTCTTCACCGAGGTCAACGACGCGATGATCAATGGATCCATCGCCATGGCCATGAATTACTTTGCTTTCTTCCCGGCGCTGGTCAACTCGGGCACCAACCCCGACTACTACGACAAGATAGGCTTCTTCGCCAATCCCAAGGGACCAGACGGACACGGTGGCGCTGCCCTGGGTGGACAGGGTCTGAGCGTTGTCTCCCACGTCAGCCCGGAACGCCAGCAGGCTGCTCTGGACTTCATCGAGTGGTTTGGCCAGGACGATATCCAGGCCAAGTGGGCTGAGTTCGGTGGCTACACTACCAACTCGAAGGTGTTCGAATCTGAGGAGTTCCTGAATGCCACGCCCTACAACCGGGCATTTGCGGACACCATGACCTTTGTCAAGGACTTCTGGAACATCCCGATCTTCGGACAGCTCCTGGAGATCACCCAGCGTGAGTTTGGCAAGTATATCATCGAGGGTGAAGGTACAGCTCAGGAGGCCATGGATACCATCGCAGAGGAGCACGACAAGATCCTGCGCGATGCCGGCTATATCACCGAATAG
- a CDS encoding sugar ABC transporter permease, translated as MSVAQTQTGTPQVQQERRRRGLSDRAIISLFIWPTLILLIAWNVFPLFYSLFLSFTDYSAISRQAPTWVGVQNYIDILSSDRLWGYFSTTGRYTVVAVGFETILGFTLAMLIKEKFRGSGLITTLILIPMMLSPVVVGLFWKLMYNPTFGYFNYLLGFTDPTRAPDMLAGRFANQPVPDLALWSVVLVDIWMWTPFLMLLSLSGLKAIPEYLYEAAVIDRASSWFQFWRITLPQVMPLLLIGVLFRTIDALKSFDLVMGMTSGGPGDQTELIAVNLYRQAFLGQFRTGDASALAYIILIIIISVSNLLIRAINQGNTEG; from the coding sequence ATGAGCGTAGCCCAAACGCAAACCGGCACGCCCCAGGTGCAACAGGAACGGCGGCGACGAGGTCTCAGCGACCGGGCCATCATCAGCCTGTTTATCTGGCCGACTTTGATCCTGCTGATTGCGTGGAACGTTTTCCCTCTCTTTTACAGTCTGTTTCTCTCTTTTACCGATTATTCCGCCATCTCACGCCAGGCGCCAACCTGGGTCGGCGTACAGAACTACATCGATATTCTCTCCAGCGACCGGCTTTGGGGTTATTTCTCCACCACTGGACGCTATACCGTTGTGGCTGTCGGTTTTGAGACCATTCTCGGCTTCACGCTGGCCATGCTGATCAAGGAAAAATTCAGGGGGAGCGGTCTGATCACTACCCTTATCCTGATTCCGATGATGCTTTCACCCGTGGTGGTGGGGCTGTTCTGGAAGCTGATGTACAATCCAACCTTTGGCTATTTCAACTACCTGCTTGGCTTCACAGACCCCACCAGGGCTCCAGACATGCTGGCGGGTCGGTTTGCCAATCAGCCAGTGCCCGACCTGGCCTTATGGTCAGTGGTGCTGGTGGATATCTGGATGTGGACGCCATTTCTCATGCTGCTGTCGCTGTCGGGGCTAAAGGCGATTCCGGAATACCTCTACGAAGCTGCTGTGATCGACCGGGCCAGCTCGTGGTTCCAATTTTGGCGCATAACACTTCCCCAGGTAATGCCGCTGTTGCTTATCGGTGTCCTATTCCGTACCATCGACGCCCTCAAGTCCTTTGATCTGGTCATGGGCATGACCAGCGGCGGACCTGGGGATCAAACTGAGTTGATTGCCGTCAATCTCTATCGCCAGGCGTTTCTCGGCCAGTTCCGGACCGGTGATGCCAGTGCTTTGGCCTATATCATCCTGATTATCATCATTTCCGTCAGCAATCTATTGATCCGGGCGATCAACCAGGGCAACACAGAGGGTTAA
- a CDS encoding carbohydrate ABC transporter permease, which translates to MLIPIFVMMMTAFKTRAEVVSVPPKVFFEPSLEGFVFLLTERAVVPPNRIEEFERAAAEGNLTMFEQVAFDSGQEITGPSDYIRRLMNSVIIAGLSTLISVVLGFFAAYAFSRFTIPGENDILFFILSTRMLPAVVVTIPLFLMYRQLGLHDTHIGMILLYTVFNLSFSVWLLKGFIDEIPREYEEAALVDGYTRMQTVFKIVLPQAMTGIAATTVFCLIFAWNEYAFALMLTSNTARTAPPSIATMLGRGGIEWSAIAAGSLGFLIPVVIVVFLLRDYLVRGVTFGAVRK; encoded by the coding sequence ATGTTGATCCCAATTTTTGTCATGATGATGACCGCCTTCAAGACCCGGGCCGAGGTCGTTTCAGTGCCGCCCAAGGTCTTCTTCGAGCCATCGCTGGAGGGCTTTGTCTTCCTGTTGACAGAGCGGGCGGTGGTCCCGCCAAATCGCATCGAGGAGTTTGAGCGCGCGGCAGCAGAGGGTAACCTGACCATGTTCGAGCAGGTTGCCTTCGACAGCGGCCAGGAGATCACTGGGCCGAGCGACTATATCAGGCGTCTGATGAACTCGGTGATCATTGCCGGGTTATCGACTTTGATATCGGTGGTATTGGGGTTTTTCGCAGCCTACGCGTTCAGCCGGTTCACCATACCTGGAGAGAACGATATTCTTTTCTTCATCCTGAGTACCCGTATGCTGCCGGCCGTGGTGGTCACGATTCCCTTGTTTCTGATGTACCGGCAGCTTGGCCTGCACGATACTCACATCGGTATGATCCTGCTTTACACGGTTTTCAACCTGTCCTTCTCGGTCTGGCTGCTGAAAGGTTTTATCGACGAGATTCCCAGGGAATATGAGGAGGCAGCTTTGGTGGATGGCTATACCAGGATGCAGACCGTGTTCAAGATCGTTTTGCCCCAGGCCATGACCGGCATCGCAGCCACCACCGTTTTCTGTCTGATCTTTGCCTGGAACGAGTATGCCTTCGCCCTGATGCTCACCAGCAACACCGCTCGCACGGCGCCACCGAGTATCGCGACCATGTTGGGTCGCGGCGGCATCGAGTGGTCTGCCATCGCGGCCGGCAGCCTTGGCTTTTTGATCCCTGTGGTCATTGTCGTTTTTCTGCTTCGCGACTACCTGGTGCGCGGAGTTACCTTCGGCGCCGTACGCAAATGA
- a CDS encoding ABC transporter ATP-binding protein, with protein MATIELQDVEKKFGDNHAVKPMNLTINDGEFVVLLGPSGCGKTTTLRMISGLEAVTGGTILLDDENVTWHHPSDRDMAFVFQLYGLYPHMTARENIAFPLKAERLPRDEIEKRVSEVVDLLHIEHLLRMKPGKLSGGDQQRVALARALVRRPAAFLMDEPLGALDADFRESMRAEIKQLHIDQNATTVYVTHDQIEAMAMGDRIVVMSDAEIQQVGTPAEVYFDPSSLFVARFIGSPGMNLVTGHFAEGVVDLGNHNRFSVPAGWHRDLVRELGGEGNVILGFRPEAAIISDDGSLVGDVYASDLMGAFTMLHVNMNEEDIVHLRSDRSRLFPTGTTVRYDVDPGMVRFFNPDTEEAIVRR; from the coding sequence ATGGCAACAATAGAACTTCAAGATGTAGAGAAGAAATTCGGCGACAATCACGCCGTGAAACCGATGAACCTGACCATCAATGATGGCGAGTTTGTTGTGCTACTGGGCCCTTCGGGCTGCGGAAAGACTACCACGCTTCGTATGATCTCAGGGCTGGAGGCGGTCACCGGCGGCACGATTCTGCTGGACGACGAAAACGTGACGTGGCATCACCCCAGCGACCGGGACATGGCTTTCGTCTTCCAGCTTTACGGCCTGTATCCCCACATGACCGCACGCGAGAACATTGCGTTCCCGTTGAAAGCCGAGCGCCTGCCCCGAGACGAAATCGAGAAGCGCGTCTCTGAGGTTGTTGATCTCCTGCATATTGAACACCTGCTTCGGATGAAGCCTGGCAAGCTGAGTGGCGGCGACCAGCAGCGTGTCGCCCTGGCTCGCGCGCTGGTGCGCCGCCCGGCGGCTTTTCTGATGGATGAGCCGCTGGGTGCCCTCGATGCGGATTTCCGGGAGAGCATGCGCGCCGAGATCAAACAGCTTCACATCGACCAGAACGCCACCACAGTTTATGTTACCCACGATCAGATCGAGGCGATGGCCATGGGCGATCGCATCGTCGTCATGTCCGACGCCGAGATTCAGCAGGTCGGGACTCCGGCAGAGGTTTATTTCGATCCCTCAAGCCTGTTCGTCGCCCGTTTCATCGGCAGCCCCGGTATGAATCTGGTGACCGGACACTTCGCCGAAGGCGTTGTCGATCTGGGCAACCACAATCGTTTTTCCGTGCCTGCCGGGTGGCACCGTGATCTGGTGCGCGAGTTGGGAGGTGAAGGAAATGTCATCCTGGGTTTCCGTCCGGAAGCTGCGATCATTTCCGACGACGGGTCGTTGGTCGGCGATGTATACGCCAGCGACCTGATGGGCGCATTCACCATGCTGCATGTCAACATGAACGAGGAAGACATCGTTCACCTGAGGTCAGATCGCTCCAGGTTGTTCCCTACCGGTACGACGGTACGGTACGATGTGGATCCAGGGATGGTGCGTTTCTTTAACCCTGACACCGAAGAAGCGATCGTTCGGAGGTAG
- a CDS encoding ABC transporter ATP-binding protein: protein MTNVKLQNMVKTFSRVTALNDVSFDVRDGEFFVLLGPTGAGKTTTLRVIAGLEDLDSGDIFFDGESIAGYTPADRDVAFVFQQYSLYPTMTVYDNLAFPLKAPVRKFSKQEIYQRVTDVAEMLRISHLLDRKTAKLSGGEMQRVSIGRAIVRQPRIFLMDEPLSNLDAKLREALRVELQHLQKTQNSTTLFVTHDQIEALTMADRIGVLNLGELVQVGSPEDIYDRPATTFVAQLVGTPRINLVSATRSNGRLQVKDSDLDLAVPPLDLPQEFLLGVRPEDVKIAPAAKFTGEIVLSEPLGVETILHIRTGEMTILSLIPGITDARIGDQVRFDFARERLHFFDEEGKRIQ, encoded by the coding sequence ATGACCAATGTCAAGCTGCAAAACATGGTAAAAACGTTCTCCCGTGTGACTGCCTTGAACGATGTTTCCTTCGACGTCAGGGACGGTGAGTTTTTTGTACTGCTCGGCCCGACTGGCGCCGGCAAGACCACCACGCTTCGGGTGATTGCCGGGTTGGAGGACCTGGATTCGGGCGACATCTTTTTCGACGGTGAGTCGATCGCCGGGTATACCCCTGCGGATCGCGATGTTGCTTTTGTGTTTCAGCAGTACTCACTCTATCCAACGATGACGGTCTACGATAACCTGGCGTTTCCACTGAAGGCACCTGTTCGAAAGTTTAGCAAGCAGGAAATTTATCAGCGGGTTACCGATGTGGCCGAGATGTTGCGAATCTCCCACCTGCTGGACCGAAAAACGGCCAAGCTCTCCGGTGGTGAAATGCAGCGAGTGTCCATCGGGCGGGCTATCGTACGTCAACCGCGGATTTTCCTGATGGACGAGCCCCTTTCCAATCTGGACGCCAAACTACGCGAGGCGCTGCGTGTCGAGCTTCAACACCTGCAGAAGACCCAGAACAGCACGACTCTGTTTGTAACCCATGACCAGATCGAAGCGCTGACGATGGCCGATCGCATCGGAGTTCTAAACCTGGGCGAATTGGTCCAGGTCGGATCACCTGAGGACATTTACGACCGGCCGGCGACTACTTTCGTGGCACAACTGGTGGGCACTCCCCGGATCAATCTCGTGAGCGCAACGCGCAGCAATGGCAGGTTGCAGGTGAAGGACTCTGATCTGGACCTGGCCGTGCCACCATTGGATCTCCCGCAGGAATTCCTGCTGGGTGTGCGGCCTGAGGATGTCAAGATTGCTCCAGCAGCCAAGTTTACGGGCGAGATTGTGCTTTCCGAACCCTTGGGTGTGGAGACCATTCTGCACATACGTACCGGTGAAATGACTATTCTGAGCCTGATTCCCGGTATCACCGATGCAAGAATCGGTGACCAGGTCCGCTTCGACTTTGCCAGGGAACGCCTGCATTTCTTTGACGAAGAGGGCAAACGGATTCAGTAA
- a CDS encoding sugar phosphate isomerase/epimerase — MRFGVNTWVWTSPLTTAELERLAPHVAGMGFDWIEAPLETVGDLDYVRGAEIIRENGLGVSTCAAMGPDRDLIHPDPAVRDNGMNYVRACIEATQVLGATNLVGPLYSAVGRTWEMTAGERARDTDLLVENLKSLAAYAADHGVVLCLEPLNRFETSFINLADQAIAVVDRVDSPACQILLDTFHMNIEEKSPGDAIRATGTRLKHLHACGNDRGSPGSGNIDWVDIAQALEEIDFEGPVVIESFTAKVKSIARAAAIWRSLAPTQDALAQDGLVFLKELFS, encoded by the coding sequence ATGAGATTCGGTGTAAATACCTGGGTTTGGACGTCACCGCTCACGACGGCTGAGTTGGAAAGGCTGGCGCCGCACGTCGCCGGGATGGGTTTCGATTGGATCGAGGCACCGCTCGAAACCGTGGGAGACCTGGACTACGTGCGGGGTGCTGAGATCATCCGCGAGAATGGCCTGGGCGTAAGCACCTGTGCTGCCATGGGCCCTGATCGTGATCTGATTCATCCCGACCCTGCGGTTCGCGATAATGGCATGAACTACGTCCGGGCGTGCATCGAAGCGACGCAAGTCCTGGGTGCCACTAACCTGGTAGGGCCGCTCTATTCGGCCGTTGGTCGCACCTGGGAGATGACTGCCGGGGAACGGGCACGGGATACCGACCTGTTGGTCGAAAATCTCAAGTCGTTGGCAGCATACGCCGCCGATCACGGCGTCGTTCTGTGCCTGGAACCACTGAATCGCTTCGAGACCAGCTTCATCAATCTGGCCGATCAGGCCATAGCAGTGGTTGATCGTGTGGATAGTCCAGCCTGTCAGATATTGCTGGATACCTTTCACATGAACATCGAGGAGAAATCTCCAGGCGATGCCATTCGAGCTACCGGGACGCGTTTGAAACATCTACATGCCTGCGGCAACGATCGCGGCTCTCCAGGCAGCGGCAATATCGACTGGGTGGATATTGCCCAGGCGCTGGAAGAGATCGATTTTGAAGGTCCGGTGGTGATCGAGTCATTTACGGCCAAGGTCAAGAGTATTGCCCGGGCTGCCGCGATCTGGCGTTCACTGGCGCCCACGCAGGATGCGCTGGCCCAGGATGGACTGGTGTTTTTGAAGGAACTGTTTTCGTGA
- a CDS encoding sugar phosphate isomerase/epimerase family protein, which yields MGRPVTLFTGQWADLTFDTICEKAKSFGYDGVEIACWGDHFEVDKALEDDAYLQSRRDILDKHGLQCFAISNHLAGQAVCDRIDERHESILPPRIWGDGSQDGVRSRAAEEMKNTARAAAKFGVDVVPGFTGSPIWHMVYSFPPNPPDFLEKGLTLFAELWTPILDVFKEQGVKFALEVHPTEIAFDIASAESAIEALDGHSAFGFNYDPSHFGYQGVDYVGFIRKFASRVFHVHMKDVYWSSGPMEAGVFGGHLNFGDPRRFWDFRSVGRGSIVFEDVIRALNDIGYDGPLSVEWEDARMDREHGATESAAFVRNLDFEPAAVAFDAAFASDSESDLISPQEYVERR from the coding sequence ATGGGACGACCGGTTACACTATTCACCGGCCAGTGGGCAGATCTAACCTTTGATACGATCTGCGAGAAGGCCAAATCCTTTGGCTACGATGGCGTCGAGATCGCATGCTGGGGCGACCACTTCGAGGTCGACAAAGCGCTGGAAGATGACGCCTACCTGCAATCGCGCCGGGATATTCTTGACAAGCATGGCTTGCAGTGTTTTGCCATCAGCAATCACCTCGCCGGCCAGGCGGTGTGCGATCGAATAGATGAACGCCATGAGAGTATTCTGCCACCGCGGATATGGGGCGACGGCTCGCAAGATGGCGTGCGCTCCCGCGCCGCCGAAGAGATGAAGAATACTGCCCGCGCCGCGGCAAAGTTTGGCGTGGACGTGGTGCCAGGCTTCACCGGGTCACCCATCTGGCACATGGTTTATTCCTTCCCTCCCAATCCCCCCGATTTTCTGGAGAAGGGCCTGACTCTCTTCGCCGAGCTGTGGACACCCATCCTGGATGTGTTCAAGGAGCAGGGTGTGAAGTTTGCCCTCGAGGTACATCCAACCGAGATTGCCTTCGACATCGCCAGCGCCGAGAGCGCCATCGAGGCCCTCGATGGACACAGTGCGTTTGGCTTCAACTACGACCCGAGCCACTTCGGCTATCAAGGCGTGGATTATGTTGGATTCATTCGCAAGTTTGCCTCCCGCGTCTTCCACGTGCACATGAAGGACGTGTACTGGTCTTCGGGTCCCATGGAAGCTGGCGTTTTTGGTGGCCACCTCAACTTCGGTGACCCGAGGCGCTTCTGGGACTTCCGCTCCGTCGGTCGGGGCTCGATCGTTTTCGAGGATGTCATTCGCGCCTTGAACGATATTGGCTACGATGGACCTCTCTCGGTGGAATGGGAGGATGCCAGGATGGACCGCGAGCATGGCGCCACCGAGTCGGCCGCCTTCGTGCGCAATCTGGACTTTGAACCGGCGGCTGTGGCGTTCGATGCTGCTTTTGCATCCGACTCTGAGTCTGACCTGATCAGCCCGCAGGAATACGTGGAACGACGATAA
- a CDS encoding Gfo/Idh/MocA family oxidoreductase, giving the protein MSEDTGFTTMAGPAAEGEAPEIGVGMLGYAFMGKAHTNAYKTIPYMMYPPPAIPRLVAISGRNEVAVAQAARRYGYEKYYTDWRDMIEDPDVQMLDNGGPNNLHAGPAALAAQYGKHVLCEKPLARTADEARAMLDAVEKAGVKHMTAFNYRFVPAIRLIRNLIDQGKLGRIYHFRAVYLQEWIMPHYGTPKIWRLNKEVAGSGALGDLGAHIIDLAHYLVGGISSIAGMTTTFIKERDKEEGGTGVVDVDDAFAAAMEFENGALGTLECSRFAAGRKNYNSFEINGEKGSVRFNMERLNELEVFWVGEEPKETQGFHVINVSEGYHPWWGNWWPQGHIIGWEHTFVHEITHFLDAIVNDKDVGPHGATFEDGYRCNVVCDAIAESQETRRHIDIKY; this is encoded by the coding sequence ATGAGCGAAGATACTGGTTTCACCACCATGGCAGGTCCGGCGGCTGAGGGGGAAGCACCGGAGATCGGCGTGGGAATGCTGGGCTATGCCTTTATGGGCAAGGCACACACGAACGCATACAAAACCATTCCCTATATGATGTATCCGCCGCCCGCGATTCCCAGGTTGGTAGCGATTTCGGGGCGCAATGAGGTGGCTGTGGCGCAGGCAGCCAGGCGCTATGGCTACGAAAAGTATTACACAGACTGGCGGGATATGATCGAGGACCCCGATGTCCAGATGTTGGATAACGGTGGTCCCAATAATCTACATGCCGGTCCCGCCGCGCTGGCTGCCCAATACGGCAAACATGTCCTGTGTGAGAAGCCGTTAGCCCGCACCGCGGACGAGGCCAGGGCGATGTTGGACGCGGTTGAGAAAGCCGGCGTCAAACATATGACGGCCTTCAACTATCGTTTTGTGCCCGCCATTCGACTGATTCGCAATCTGATCGATCAGGGTAAACTGGGTCGCATCTATCACTTCCGCGCCGTGTACCTTCAGGAGTGGATCATGCCCCACTATGGCACACCCAAGATCTGGCGCCTGAACAAGGAAGTGGCCGGCAGTGGTGCCCTGGGCGACCTGGGTGCCCATATTATCGACCTGGCCCACTATCTGGTGGGCGGTATCAGCTCGATTGCCGGTATGACCACTACCTTCATCAAGGAGCGGGACAAGGAAGAGGGTGGCACTGGCGTTGTCGATGTGGACGATGCGTTTGCGGCTGCCATGGAGTTCGAAAATGGGGCTCTGGGCACCCTGGAGTGTTCGCGCTTTGCTGCCGGCCGCAAAAACTATAACAGCTTCGAGATCAACGGTGAAAAGGGAAGTGTGCGTTTCAACATGGAGCGCCTGAATGAACTGGAGGTCTTCTGGGTGGGCGAAGAGCCGAAGGAAACTCAGGGTTTTCACGTGATCAACGTCTCCGAGGGCTATCATCCCTGGTGGGGCAATTGGTGGCCTCAGGGACATATCATCGGCTGGGAGCACACCTTCGTCCATGAAATCACGCATTTCCTCGATGCTATCGTCAATGACAAGGACGTTGGGCCTCACGGGGCCACGTTTGAGGATGGGTATCGTTGTAACGTCGTCTGCGACGCGATTGCCGAGTCGCAAGAGACCAGAAGACATATCGACATAAAGTACTAG
- the xylB gene encoding xylulokinase, with protein MMSAKNLFLGLDVSTTGAKALLVDESGHVIGSATNLLSLSTPRPLWSEQDPEDWWVGMAASIREVLQDNQVTGSSVAAIGLTGQMHGLVMLDGGGQVLRPAILWNDQRTGPQCDEIRRRIGRRRLIRITGNDALPGFTAPKILWVQQNEPDLYARTRHILLPKDYIRFRLTGQFAVDRAGGAGTILFDLKDRTWSDEMTEALEIPAAWLPPTFEGSEVSGVVTAVVAAETGLAEGTPVVGGGGDQAAQAVGVGAVKPGIVALTLGTSGVVFASTPAPLIEPEGRLHAFCHAVPGAWHFMGVMLSAAGSLQWYRDQLAREMSFPDLLAEATEVPPGSEGLFFLPYLTGERTPYPDPLARGAWVGLTLRHHRAHLTRAVLEGVAFGIKDSFTLIQEAGLGEVEQVRISGGGARSPVWRQIMADVLGVELVTVNTAEGAAFGAALLAAVGAGAFADVPSACEKTIQITGSSKPGADSWTYQRYYPHYRALYPALSNEFTAIAELVE; from the coding sequence ATGATGTCAGCAAAGAACCTCTTTCTGGGACTCGATGTGTCGACCACCGGTGCCAAGGCACTGCTGGTTGATGAATCGGGACATGTTATTGGCAGCGCGACCAACCTCTTGTCGTTGTCGACCCCCAGGCCCCTCTGGTCCGAACAGGACCCGGAAGACTGGTGGGTCGGAATGGCTGCCAGTATTCGCGAGGTACTGCAGGACAACCAGGTGACAGGCTCATCTGTCGCTGCGATCGGCCTGACCGGCCAGATGCATGGCCTGGTCATGCTCGACGGTGGAGGCCAGGTACTTCGTCCAGCCATTCTATGGAATGACCAGCGAACTGGTCCCCAGTGCGATGAAATCCGCCGGCGGATCGGCAGGCGGCGTCTCATCCGGATCACCGGCAATGACGCGCTACCGGGATTCACAGCACCCAAGATTCTCTGGGTCCAGCAGAATGAGCCTGACCTGTATGCCAGGACCAGGCACATTCTACTGCCGAAGGACTATATCCGGTTTCGGCTTACCGGCCAGTTTGCTGTTGATCGGGCTGGTGGTGCCGGAACCATTCTGTTCGATTTGAAGGACCGCACCTGGTCTGATGAAATGACAGAGGCGCTGGAGATTCCGGCGGCATGGCTGCCGCCGACCTTCGAAGGATCCGAGGTATCTGGTGTGGTCACGGCAGTTGTTGCTGCCGAGACGGGCCTGGCCGAGGGCACACCGGTTGTGGGTGGCGGTGGCGATCAGGCGGCGCAGGCTGTTGGCGTTGGTGCCGTCAAACCTGGCATCGTCGCATTGACTCTTGGAACATCGGGAGTTGTTTTCGCCTCGACGCCGGCGCCACTGATCGAGCCTGAGGGAAGGTTGCATGCCTTTTGTCATGCCGTTCCGGGAGCCTGGCATTTCATGGGTGTGATGCTCAGTGCCGCGGGGAGTCTGCAATGGTATCGTGACCAGTTGGCCCGTGAGATGAGCTTTCCAGACTTGCTTGCCGAGGCGACCGAGGTGCCGCCGGGCAGTGAGGGCCTGTTCTTCCTTCCCTACCTGACTGGCGAGCGCACGCCCTATCCTGATCCGCTGGCCCGGGGGGCATGGGTCGGCTTGACCCTGCGCCACCACCGCGCTCATTTGACCAGAGCCGTGCTGGAAGGTGTCGCCTTCGGTATCAAGGACAGTTTCACCTTGATCCAGGAGGCCGGCCTGGGAGAAGTCGAACAGGTTCGCATTTCCGGCGGCGGCGCTCGCAGCCCTGTCTGGCGGCAGATCATGGCCGACGTGCTTGGTGTTGAGTTGGTAACGGTAAACACCGCCGAGGGCGCAGCCTTCGGCGCGGCGCTGCTGGCGGCTGTGGGTGCGGGAGCTTTTGCTGACGTGCCCTCGGCCTGCGAAAAGACCATACAGATCACCGGCAGCAGCAAACCTGGCGCCGACAGTTGGACCTACCAGCGCTACTATCCACACTACCGGGCGCTCTACCCTGCTCTTTCCAATGAGTTCACCGCTATCGCCGAACTGGTCGAATAA